A stretch of DNA from Mucilaginibacter daejeonensis:
CAATAACGCACCATTACACAACTTACCGGAATAACGAACGGCTGGTGTAGTTCTTTACAGGTGTTACATTTTGGTGTTTCCGTGTTACATTTGGTGTTACATTCTAGAAAAATGTTGTTTTTTCTTTAAAAAGTTGGGTTTTTACAAATTTCGCAACGCTAAAAAGTGGGGAAAGTTGGGGAATTCTGTTACATCGGTGTAACACTTTTTAACGCAGTTTTTGTGCATTCTTGGTAGAACCTTTCACCTTCATGTTGACAGTATAGATCGCCTTTGAGGCGGTGATGAAAAGCGTGCGGCGATCAGGTCCACCAAAGCATACGTTACCCGTCCACGGTTCCTCGATGCGGATCAGTCCCAACTTGTTTCCCTGCGGGTCAAATATGGTCACGCCCTTCCCGCCTGTCAGGTAAACGTTTCCTTCATCATCCAGCGTCATTCCGTCAGATCCCATTTTGGTAAATAACTGCTGATCGGTCAGCTCCCCCTTTGTGCCAATGGTGAAGCGGTAGGTCTTACCAGCCTTAATGTCGGCCACGAACAGATACTTACCATCCCTGCTTCCGGCTATCCCGTTCGGTTTCAACAGTGCCGAACTGGCCACGATCGGCTCATGTCTGCCTGCAGGAAGGTAATACACCTTTTCGCCATCGAGCGCTGAGGTGGTACGCGTCCAGTAATTGCGTTGATAGTATGGATCGGTAAAATAGATACCGCCCCGCGCATCCATCCAAAGGTCATTGGGTCCGTTCAGTCGTTTGCCGTCAACGCCGGTGAGTAAGGTCTCGTGTTGGCGGCCGGTAGCATCAAAACGCCACAACTCGCCCTGATCATCAGCACAGGTCACCAGATGGCCTTTGGCATCAAAGAACGTCCCGTTCGAGCGTCCGGCCTTGTCGGTGAATAGTGATAGCTTGCCGTCCGTTCCGTACTTCCATATCGTGCTATTTGGCTGGTCGGTAAAATAAACGTTACCCTTGGCATCGGCAGCAGGTCCTTCGGTAAATTCGAACTGTTTGCTGATCATTACCGGCTTGGTGCCGGGTGCTATCAGGTTGGCAGGTCCGTAAGTGCTATCGCTTTGAGAAGCTATAATGCTTACCTTTGCAGCCGGTACAGAGCGTGTGGTTAGCTGTAAAATACTGATGGCCAATGGTATTGTAGCTATCAGGCTGAGCTTGACGAGTGTTCTCATATCGTGTAGATGGATGCCGCCAATATCGGCGTATGTATCTGCAAAACAAAGCGCACTGCTATCGATTTTACTTTTACATGTATTCAAAAGAACAGGCATCACAGATCAGGCAACAATTTTGGACCACCTTTGGCCAATACATCGCACCGCATTTGTCGGCCGAGGGCACCAAAGTAAATTGGATCAATTACCGCACGGGCATTAAACACGTCAACTTTAGGATGCAGGCCTTTAACCGGTCGGCCACCATAGCGATCGAGATCAGCCACCCCGACCCGGGCATACAGGAGTTGTTCTTTGAACAGTTCAAAGAGGTACGCTTACTGCTTTACAGTGCCTTGAACGAAGAATGGGAATGGGCCTTGCACGACCAGGACGAGTACGGCAAGATCGTGAGCCGTATCTACAAAGACATCAACGGTGCCAGTATTTTCAATAAAGCCGACTGGCCTGCGCTGATCTCGTTCTTTAAACCCCGCATTATAGCATTAGATGAGTTCTGGAGCGATGCCAAATACAGTTTTGAAGCCTTGAAGTAATTATTTGGACTTGAACAGCCCGAATTTGAGAATACAATAAATAGCCCTTACCCCATCGCGCCAGCCGATCTTCTTGCCTTCGTAGTAGGTGCGGCCGTAGTAAGATATGCCTACCTCATAAATGCGGATGTGCGGGATGCGCGACATTTTGATCGTTACTTCCGGCTCAAAGCCAAAGCGCTTTTCGGTCAGGTTCAATCCCTGCACCATCTCGGTCTTGAACAGCTTGTAGCAGGTCTCCATGTCGGTAAGGTTCAGGTTCGAGAACATGTTGGAGGCAAAGGTCAACCAGCGATTACCGATGGTGTGCCAAAAGAACAAGATGCGGTGCGGGTTGCTACCCATAAATCGTGAGCCATATACCACATCGGCAAAGCCATTCACTACCGGTTTCAGCAGGTCATTATACTCTGATGGGTCATACTCAAGATCCGCATCCTGAATGATCAGGTATTCGCCCGTGGCTTTAGAGATACCTGTATGCAGTGCCGCGCCTTTACCCTGATTAACCTCGTGCTTAAAATACTGGATGTTCATATCAGGATTAGCCGCGCGGTAGTTCATGATCGCCTCCTCGGTGTTGTCTTTTGAGCAATCGTTCACGATGATCAGCTCTTTTTCGATATCATTCACCAGTTGTACCTCTTTGATCTTGTTCAGGATCAGGTGGATGGTACGCCCTTCATTGTAGGCCGGGATAACGATAGATAATTTGCGGATCAGCATAGTTAATTATGGATATGAACTTTAACCGCATGATACCATGCCGTTATGAGTTTTGATAAGGGCAAAAGTAATATCATTGCGCTAACAATCATAAAGATCGCGTTACTTTGTGTGTTATTACAACTCCCACTAATTGCTATGCTCGATAATTTAGACTGGTATAATTTGATGGTGCTCGATATCGAGACCGTATCGCAATACCGTCATTTTAACGAGGTGCCCGAGCATTTCAAGGCCCTGTGGGATAAAAAGACCACCTACCAGCGCAAGGAAGAAACAGCGGAGGATTTTTACCGTAACGCAGCCATCCTGGCCGAATTTGGCAAGATCATATGTATATCGGTCGGTGTGTTCACCCGTGGAGGCGGCTTCAGGGTACGGTCATTTGCCGGGCATGATGAAGGCGCCTTGCTGGAGGCTTTCGCCGAGATGTTACACGGCCGCTCGCCAAACATGGTGCTTTGCGGGCACAATGTGAAGGAATTTGACCTGCCATACATTTGCCGCCGCATGCTGGTGAACGGTGTGATCCTACCGCCGCAACTCCGGATAGCCGGTAAGAAGCCATGGGAGGTGTTCCACCTGGATACTATGGACCTTTGGAAATTTGGCGACCACAAGAACTTTACCTCACTGAACCTGCTGGCAGCCGTATTCGACATCCCTACCCCAAAAGATGATATTGACGGCAGCATGGTAGGCCACGTGTACTGGAACGAGGATGACCTGCCCCGCATTTGCAATTATTGCCAAAAGGACGTGATCACCACCGCGCAACTCCTTAAACGCTTTAACAATGAGGATCTGCTAACGGATGACATGATCACCGTTGTTGGCTAACAATGCTCCTTGTCATGCTGAACTCGTTTCAGCATCCCATTGACAGGATCGCTACACAACCACTTAGTTAACTTGAATAGGAGATGCCGAAACAAGTTCGGCATGACGGGTTTTATTTCCTGATGGCTTTAAACTCCCCTCTTGAGAGGGGGCGTACCGGACCGAGCAAAGGCAGGGGTGTGTCTTGCCGCCCCAATAAGAAACGCCGATGTATCCCATTATTTTGCCTATATTGACCCCGGCAATGCTGAACATCACTGACCTGCAGATCAAATTCAGAACGTCGGACGGTTGGTTCGCGGCGGTGA
This window harbors:
- a CDS encoding SMP-30/gluconolactonase/LRE family protein encodes the protein MRTLVKLSLIATIPLAISILQLTTRSVPAAKVSIIASQSDSTYGPANLIAPGTKPVMISKQFEFTEGPAADAKGNVYFTDQPNSTIWKYGTDGKLSLFTDKAGRSNGTFFDAKGHLVTCADDQGELWRFDATGRQHETLLTGVDGKRLNGPNDLWMDARGGIYFTDPYYQRNYWTRTTSALDGEKVYYLPAGRHEPIVASSALLKPNGIAGSRDGKYLFVADIKAGKTYRFTIGTKGELTDQQLFTKMGSDGMTLDDEGNVYLTGGKGVTIFDPQGNKLGLIRIEEPWTGNVCFGGPDRRTLFITASKAIYTVNMKVKGSTKNAQKLR
- a CDS encoding DUF4268 domain-containing protein, coding for MYSKEQASQIRQQFWTTFGQYIAPHLSAEGTKVNWINYRTGIKHVNFRMQAFNRSATIAIEISHPDPGIQELFFEQFKEVRLLLYSALNEEWEWALHDQDEYGKIVSRIYKDINGASIFNKADWPALISFFKPRIIALDEFWSDAKYSFEALK
- a CDS encoding glycosyltransferase family 2 protein, yielding MLIRKLSIVIPAYNEGRTIHLILNKIKEVQLVNDIEKELIIVNDCSKDNTEEAIMNYRAANPDMNIQYFKHEVNQGKGAALHTGISKATGEYLIIQDADLEYDPSEYNDLLKPVVNGFADVVYGSRFMGSNPHRILFFWHTIGNRWLTFASNMFSNLNLTDMETCYKLFKTEMVQGLNLTEKRFGFEPEVTIKMSRIPHIRIYEVGISYYGRTYYEGKKIGWRDGVRAIYCILKFGLFKSK
- a CDS encoding 3'-5' exonuclease, whose protein sequence is MLDNLDWYNLMVLDIETVSQYRHFNEVPEHFKALWDKKTTYQRKEETAEDFYRNAAILAEFGKIICISVGVFTRGGGFRVRSFAGHDEGALLEAFAEMLHGRSPNMVLCGHNVKEFDLPYICRRMLVNGVILPPQLRIAGKKPWEVFHLDTMDLWKFGDHKNFTSLNLLAAVFDIPTPKDDIDGSMVGHVYWNEDDLPRICNYCQKDVITTAQLLKRFNNEDLLTDDMITVVG